ACAACAAAAATCAAATCGTTTGTTTTCGTTGCGCTATTATCTCCTTTTTCATTGAAGGCGCAGCAGTTGATTACCATGTCAAACAAATGTTACAAACAGGTTCAGGCTGGCAACCAGCAAAATGACCAGGGACAATATCAGGAGGCTTTAAATACTTTCAGCAAAGTGCTCAAAGATTGCTCGGCCAAGGATGCCAAAGAAGAAGGGAATGTCGGGAAAGCAATTGCATTTAATGGATTGAAGCAATATAATGAAGCCATTACAGCGGCAGAAAGTGCGATTAAAGTCAGCAAGCAAACAAATGTAATGGCGTACTATGCAAGAAGTTATGCATTGAATAATGTGGGTAGGACAGAAGATGCCAAGGCAGATATTGTTAAAATCACGGATCTTACTAAAAAGAATAAAAACATAAAAGCCAGAGCAACCATGTTTGCTCAGCTTTCGCATCTTGATTTTCAGCTGAATAAATTGGCTGAGGCGGATACCAACCTGACCAAAGCAATTGAGCTGGATCCGACAAACCCTGCTTTTTTTGTTCAAAAAGGTGATATGATGATCAAAATCAATAACTACGATGACGCCTTTGCTGCTTATGACAAAGTGCTGGATCTGGGCAAAAATGATCTTGAAATTTACCAGATCAGAACAGAGGCCCGATTGAAACAATTGCAGCAAAAATATGTAACGACTGATATCAATGAGTTATCAAAACGAATGACAAAACAGGAAAAAAGCACTTTGTGTGCAGATATGAAAAAAGCGCTGGATATGGGTTTGCGAAACCTGCAACTGGACTTGTTGTCTGCTTCAATCTGTGAATAATTAAATCATCAACTAAAAATCAAAATTGTGAAAAGAAATAGCATTGTAATTTTATTGTTAGTATTTGCACTTGGCTGTAAAAGCCTGAACAACACGCAGAAAGGTACAGGAATTGGTGCCGCCGGAGGTGCCGCCGCCGGAGCTGCCATTGGTGGACTTACCGGAAAAAATAGTGTTATCGGTGCACTGATCGGTGCCGCGGTGGGCGGTTCTGCTGGTTATTTCATTGGTAAACATATGGACAAACAGGCAGAAGAACTGAAACAAGCCATTCCGGATGCAACTGTCGAAAGAGTGGGAGAGGGAATTAATTTAACATTTAATTCAGGTTTGCTTTTTAAAATTAATTCTGCGGATTTAAGTGAAGATGCCAAGGTTGAACTGAAAAAAGTAGGCGGCATTCTGGCCAAATATGACGACACACAGATTCTACTGGAAGGTCACACAGATGATACCGGCTCTGACGATTTGAATATGAAATTATCTGAGCGCCGCGCCGAAGCTGTTTCTTCTTATCTTGAATCAGAAAATATTCCATCATCCAGGTTAAAAACAAAATGGTATGGTGAATCTCAACCTAAATTTCCAAACGATAGTGAAGCAAATCGTATAAAAAACCGCCGGGTTGAAATTGCGATTTATGCGGATCAGGATATGAAGAAGGAAGCTGAAAAAGGAGAATTAAAGTAAAAAAAAGGTTTCACGCCAAGCAGTAAGAAAAAAACGCAAAGACCGCAAAGTTTAACTCTGCGGTCTTTGCGTTTTTACCATTTCACCTTTACGTGAAATATTTTATCCGACACTCACTTGATGAGGCAGGACAACTTCCGGTTTCTTCTTCTCAAAACGTGCCTTAATTCTATCCACAACAAGATAAGCCGAAGGCACCAGAAGCAAAGTCAAAATCAGGGAACTTGACAATCCGCCAATAATTACCCAGGCCATACCATTTTTGGTTTCTGCGCCCGCTCCACTTGCAAGGGCAATAGGAAGCATACCGAAAACCATTGCAAGTGTTGTCATTAAAATCGGACGAAGACGTTCTTTTCCGGCTTCAACCAAAGCATCGACAACATCATGTCCCTGTTCTTTCAAATGATTCGTAAAATCGACAATCAAAATTGCATTCTTCGCAACCAGACCCAAAAGCATAATCATCCCGACAATTGCGAAAACGGTCAAACTTTCCATGGTTAATGCCAGAGCCAAAAGTGCTCCAATCAAGGCTACCGGAATTGAAAAGAGTACTACAAAGGGATAAACGACACTTTCGTAAAGTCCAACCATGATAAAGTAAACCAGCAAAATTGCGATAACAAGCGCCAGCCCAAGACTTCCGAATGCATCTCCCTGCTGTTGAAGCTGACCAAGATATTGGATTGTGATTCCTTCGGGTAGTTTCAGATTTGCTACTTTGGCCTGAATATCAGCACCCACAGTTCCCACTGGACGTCCAACTACCTGCGCGTTGACAGAAATAGAAGAAAGTCTGTCAATTCGCTGCAATACGCTTTCACCAATTTGCTCGTCAACTGTGGCAAATTGGGATAATTGAAAGGATTGTCCCTGATTATTGACAAAAAGTAATTGACGAATATCCGAAGCGTTCGTCCGGTCAAACTGGTCCAGACTCACCAGAATGTCATACTCTTTTCCATTTTGTTTGAATTTTGAACGGTCATCACCACGGAAACCGTTTTGCAGTGCAACTCCCACTTCCACTGCATTGATACCAAGCTGCGCCATCCGGTCACGATCCAGAATCACTTTGACCTCAGGCTTGGGATCCTGCACAGAATATTTTACATCCTGTGTTCCGGGAATGGATTCCGCTACTTGTTTTACCATCGCAGAAGCTTTTCTGATAGATTCAAGATTTGTTCCTTTTACAGCAATCTGGATAGGCGCCTCTGACGTTCCTACCAGACCCACAGGGCTTACCGTTACTTTGGTGCCCGGGATTTTTGCGATCTCTTCTTTTACGAGAACGCTGAAACCTTCGGTAGAAACAATTCTATCTTTTTTATCAATCAGCTTGACATTTAAAGTTGACAGATTGCTGTTAGACGAAGATGTCAGGTTATTGCTGCTATACCCGATATTGCTGAAAACGTTCGTTACTTCCGGATGTTTTAACAGCATTTGCTCAGCAATTTGCGTTACTTTATTGCTTTCATAAATTGAAGCGGTTGGGGCAAGTTCAATTTGAACTGTAAATTCTCCCTGATCCGTTGCCGGCATAAAAGCTGCTCCGATGAACCCTGTCGGAACCAATGCAACAGCACCGATTAGCAGAGCAAGCACGCCCAGAAATACATATCTTTTATGGCTCAAAACCTTTAAGAGAATCCGTCCATAAGCATTTTGTAAACGCGTCAGAAGATTTTCAAAACCAATATTCAGTCTACCCCAAAGAGAAGTTTTGCTCAACACTTCCAGTTTTCCAAAACGTGAAACCAGAAGCGGCGTCAGTGTAAATGAAACAAACAAACTCATCAAAGTAGAGAAAACGACTACCAGAGAAAACTCACGAAGAATATTACCGATCAATCCACCCGTCATGGCCAGGGGAACAAAAACCACAACATCCACCAGTGTAATGGCAAGGGCGGTAAAACCGATTTCGCTACGACCGTCAAGAGCTGCCTGCCAGCGGCTTTTTCCCATTTCAAGATGTCGGTTGATATTTTCCAAAACCACAATCGAGTCATCCACCAAAATACCTACAACCAGCGAAAGTGCCATCAGCGTCATCAGATTCAAGGAAAACCCTAACAGATACATCAAAATAAACGTAGGAATAATGGATGACGGAAGCGCAACCAATACGAAAAGCGACGAGCGGAAACTGTGCAAAAACAAAAGCATCACAACCGAAACAATCGCAACCGCAAGAAATAAATCTTCCACAACCGCATTTGCAGAAGCCAGCGTATAAGTAGATTGATCCGCAGCAATATTGAATTTCAATCCGGTTGAAGCATACTGTTTTTCAAGAGAAATAATTTTCGCTTTTACCTGCTTGCTTACCTCCACAGCATTCGCATCCGATTGTTTCAAAACCTGCAAACCAATGGAAGGTCTTGCATTAATGTGGTTAATGGCTGTTGGTTTTGTGGTAGCATCAACAACCTCGGCAACATCTTTCAGCTGTACTTCCCCGCCATCTTGTGTTCTGGAAATCACCAGATTTCTGAAAGCATTTGTGTTAGCAACCGAGGCGTCAAAACGAATTGATAATTGTGATTCTCTCGTTTCAAGCTGGCCGGCCGGATAACTTGTATTGGCATTATTGATTGCATTGGCAACCTGACCAATTGAAAGATTGTAGGCTCTCAATTTCTGGGCATCAACGTTAACCTGAATTTCTCTTTCATTTCCACCGATTAAATCAATACGTCCTACACCGGCAGCGTTTGAAAGCTGCGGTTTTAGTTCATCATCAATTAAATCGTAAAGTTTGGCTGGTGAAATATTTGCCGTCACACCCATCCGGAGAACCGGAAGTTCATCTGTTGAAGATTTGTTAATGGTAGGACGATCTGCTTCGTCGGGCAGCAAATTGATAATTTGTTCAACTTTCCGTTGTGCATCCTGTTGTGCAAGCGTCACATCAACACCATTTTTCAACTGAATCACAACAATAGAAGCACCTTCCTGAGAAGTGGAATTAATCCGGTCTAGTCCTTCGATGGAAGCCAATGCATCTTCAATTCTTTTCGTAACATTGGTTTCAACTTCATCTGCCGAAGCGCCACGATAAGTTGTTGAAACACTGATCACATTTGCCTCAAATTTTGGCAAAAGATTATATGAAAGCTGCTGGTAACTGATCACACCGAAAAGAATCAGTACGGTGAAAACAGTGGTAATGAGCAGCGGTCTTTTAACTGATAATTCGGTTATAGACATAATGGTATGTTTTAAAGATTTCCGAAATGTACTTCCGGTCTATTTTGAGATCTGCACGGGTTTTCCGTCTGTAAGATTTAACTGGCCCGTTGTAACAACCTGGTCGCCGGGCTGTAATCCGTAACGTACTTCGATAAGATCTCCCAGTTCACGTCCGATTGTGATTTTTCGCTGATGAGCCACATTGTTATTCACCACGTACACATATGGATTTTTGATACTTTCAACCAAAGCAATTCGAGGAATCTGCAAAGATGTTTCATGCGATTTTTGCGAAAAATCTACATTCACAAATGTTCCGGCTTTGAGTGGTCCTGCATTTGCCACAGTAATTTCTACCTGGTAACTATGTTCTTCATTTCCTCTTGGCGCGATGTAAGAAATTTGGCCCGGATAGATTTTACCAGAAAGTACGTCCGCACTAACTTTCACTTTTTGTCCCTCATGAAGTTGGTAAACATCTTTTTCATTTACCATAACCTGAACTTTCAGCCTGGAAACATCCAGGATCGTTCCCAAAACAGTACCGGCATTTACAAATTCACCAACCTCGATATCCTTTTTAACAATCCTTCCGCTTATCGGCGCTTTTACAGTCGCGTCCTGAATTTGCTTGGTGATTTGTTCCGCTTTATTTACAGCACTTTCATAATCGTATTTTGTCTGGTTTAGCTGTAATTCTGTCGTGGCATTTCCTGCGTAAAGCGTGTTGTAACGCGTAACATCTTTTTTCAGTTTGTCAATATTCAGCTGCGTAGCCTGCAAAGCCAATTGATTCAACTTATTATCAATCTGAATCAGCGTCGAACCTTTTGAAACCTGAGATCCGAGATCAAAATTCACATTTAAAACTTGTCCCTGACTTGTTGCCATGATGGAGGTTTCACGAAAAGGAATCAGATTTCCGGTTTTTAGCAGCATCTGGCTGACAGTATCTTCGCTTACTGAAATAACAGTTACCGGAATCGGGGCGTTGGAAATGCTTACCGGTTTATTTTTTTCGTCGATGGTTTTCTTATTGGAAACCAGCCGTGCGCCAATTAAAACTACAATGGCTAATACAGCTAGTGTTACGATTAATGTTGTTTTTTTCATTGCCTTGTACTATTTGTAATGTCAAAGTTGATTAAAGAAAGGTAGTAGCGTGCCCTGGGCTTGTTCCAGATCAAGCTTGGCCTGATAAAAATTGATCAGCGAATTCACATAATCAGTCTGGGCCTGACGGTAAGAATTTTCGGCGTTGATAAGATCGGTAAGCGGAGCAGTTCCCTGTTTATATTGAAGCGTGGTCATGTCGTATACTTTCCGTGCCAGTTTTACATTCCGGTCGTCATTTTCTACATTAATTTGAGATTGCTGAATCTGCGATTGGGAATTATTGAAGGCAAGGCGGTAAGATTGCACATTCATTTTCTGCTGTTCTTCCTGGGTAACGACCTTTATTCTGGCTTGCTGAATTTGCGCACTTCTGCTGAAACCATCGAAAATTGGAATATTTAATTTTAATCCGATCGTTCCAAATCCGATAAAGTTTTTGAAAGAATTGCCAAATTCATTAGTCAACGCCATTTGACCATAGCGCGCATTAAAACTTAATCTTGGCAAATATCCGGCCTTGATTCTTTCTTGATCAAGGCGGTTCAGCGTTAGCTGATTTTCGTTTAACTGAAAGCTGGCGAGATTTTTGGCATCAAACTGCGACTCAGCAACGGTCGGAATCTGGGTCAGCAAAAGTGAATCCTTCAACAATAATTCCTGCTCCTGGTCAAGTCCCATTTGATATTTCAACCGGTTCATGGCAAGTGTCAGATTGGTTTTTGCCAGTGAAAGCTGAGATTTATTACTGTTGTAATTAACATCTGTACGGTCATAATCAACAGGTTGGATTACCCCGTTATCGCGCTGTAATTTAAGGATATTGAGTACCTGCTGGGTTCTTTCAAGGTTATCCTGTAACAGTGAAATCTGCTGCTGGGAAACAAATACCTGATAATAATTCTTGGAAACCTGGTAAATGATTTCCTCCTGCGTTTGTCTTTCGTTTAGTTCAGCACGTTCCTGATTCGGTTTATTGGCTTTAATCCCGGTTAATAGCGACTGGTCAAAAATTACCTGCTCGGCAGAAGCTGTAAAATTGGTTTGGTATTTCGAACCAAGTGCAATTCGCGTAGGCTCAGGTCCGAAAATTCCGGCAGGCAAAACAGTTGTCTGCAATTTCAGGTTATCATCAAATGTACCAGTACCCGAAACCTGAGGCAGATAACCGGACAAAGCCTGACGCGACTGTTGCCGTGCATTTTCTTTTTGGTACTGCGCAATTCTGACAGTTCCGAAATGTTTAAGGCCATAATCGATACAATCTTTTAAGGACCAGGCGGTTTGTGCTTGTGTCAATGAGGGTAGTACAAGCAATACAAACAGTTTACAAAAAATTCTTTTTTTCATACTAATAGGTTGATGTGTCTACTGTGGATATATCAACTATATATCCAAATTTTTTTACTCTTTCATTACTTTTGAAATTTTGCTGACGATTGAGATCAATGAGTCAATTTCTTCTTGACTAATAGAGGCAGTCATACGTCTGTCGATATCTTCAATAGATTCCATCATTTTGGTCGCTACCATTTTACCGGCCGGCGTAAGCTCGATAAGGTTTTTACGGCGGTCGCTGGAATCACCTACAATTCTTACGTAACCGTCTCTTGCAAGCGTCTGGATTGACCTCTGGATGCCTCCTTTGTCCTTTTGCGTGAAATTTGCGATTTCCTGCTGCGATGGTGAATTCCCTTCGCGAAGGTAAACGACGAATAATATCTGAAGCTGTTCAACCTGCAAAGTGTAGCCCATTTTGGCCAGCTCTTTGTTGGTATTCCGGCCAACGAGGTGCGAAACAGTAATAATGTTGAACAACATCATCCGGCTCAAACGCTCATAATTGGCTTTATTCAGTTCTTTAATTTCTATATCCATGACACAAATGTAAAATAGGTAGACATATCAACCAAATTAATTAACTCAATTTTCTGAAATAATTTTTGAAGATTGAAAAAATATAGATATACCGGGAATTAGTTGAAGTAAATATTTAGAAATTGCGAAAAGCATTAGTAAAAAAGTTTAATTAAATCCTGTATTTGATTAACTTACGAAGTTATTTGTCTTATAGGACGACGGACTTGATATCCGTTTGACTTTCAATGACAAACCCTGGATCAATTATTAACCATTTTCTTTTGAGATGAATCGTAGAGAAGCCGTTCAAAAATTAACCCTTCTGATGGGAGGCGTTATTTCTGCACCTTTAATGGCTGGTGTAATGGGAGAAAAGCTGAATTTCGGGCCTTCTCTTGAAGTTTCTGCCGAGCAGGAAGCTTTGCTTGCGGAAATCGCAGATGTTATCATTCCAACAACAAAAACGCCGGGTGCCAAAGCTGCCGGAGTTGAAAAATTTATCACGCGTGTGATGCGGGATTGCTACGTTCAGGACGAACAGCAGAAATTTTACGCTGGTGTAGAAAGGATAAATAAAGACAGTCATGATCTTTATGGAAAAGGATTTGCTGCGTTGGATACAACTCAGAAAAATGAAATTGTAAAACGCAGTACAACGGCAGACAAGCCTTTCTTTTTGCAAATGAAGGGACTTACCGTTACCGCATATTTTACATCTGAAATAGGAGCGACCCAGGCGTTGGATTATTTACCAATTCCTGGACGTTTCGATGGCTCATATCCGATGAAAGAAGGACAAAAAACCTGGGCACTTTAAGATCTTAACCTTTCCAAATTTATTAAAAAGTATTATCACCATGGCGAATTTAAATGTTGATGCAGTAAAAGATATGACTTACGATGCTATCGTAATCGGTTCGGGCGTTTCGGGCGGATGGGCAGCAAAGGAGTTGACTGAAAAGGGATTAAAGGTTTTGATGCTTGAAAAGGGAAAGCCGCTGGAACACGTTACAGGTTACGAAAATGCGTTGAAAGCTCCCTGGGAAATGCAGTACAATGGTCGCCTGACTGTAAAGCAGAAGGAGACACATCCGTTTCTTTCAAGAGATTACCCTTACAATGAGATGACCGAAAAGTACTGGATGAACGATTCGGATTCTCCTTATGAAGAAAAGAAAAGATTTGACTGGTTCAGACCCAATATAGTAGGAGGGAAATCGATCATGTGGGGGCGCCAGTCGTACCGTTGGAGCGATCTTGATTTTGAAGCAAATTTGAAAGACGGAATTGCCGTTGACTGGCCAATCCGTTATAAAGATATAGCACCTTGGTATTCTTACGTTGAAAAACACGTCGGCATCTCTGGTGAAAAACTGGGCTTACCACAACTTCCGGACAGTGACTTTTTGCCACCTATGGAAATGTATCATGTTGAAAAAGAAGTTCGTAAAAGACTGGAAAAACAATTTCCGGGCCGTACGATGACGATTGGTCGTGTGGCAAACCTTTCGCAGCCGGATAAAATCCAGTTGGAAGGTGGGCGTTCTCCGTGTCAGTATCGTAACCGTTGTTCTTATGGTTGTCCATATGGCGCTTATTTCAGCACACAATCCAGTACATTGCCACCTGCTGTAAAAACGGGACTTCTGACGCTTCGTCCGGATTCTGTCGTGAGAGAAATTGTTTACGATAAAGCGAAACAAAAAGCTACCGGAGTAAAAGTGATCGATTCTGTTACTTTGCAGGAGCGTGAATATTTTGCCAAGATTATTTTCGTCTGCGCCAGTGCGATTGGTAGCACACTGGTTCTTTTGAATTCCACATCTGACCGTTTTCCAAATGGATTGGGAAATGATTCCGGAGAGCTTGGTCACAACCTGATGGATCACCATTTTCGTACAGGGGCGAGTGGTGTCTGGGAAGGTGATTTGGATAAATATTATTTTGGCCGTCGGGCTAACGGGATTTATGTTCCTCGTTATCAGAATATTGGTAATGACAAGCGTGATTACATCCGTGGATTCGGATATCAAGGTGGAGGCGGCCGTCAGGGATGGCAGCGTAATGTTGCTGAACTTGCCTTCGGTGCTGATTTCAAGGAAGAATTGACTACGCCTGGTCAGTGGACAATGGGTTTTGGTGGTTTTGGTGAAACGTTGCCCTATCACGAAAATTACATGTACCTGAATAAGGAGAAAAAGGACAAGTGGGGTATGCCTACTGTTGTTTTTGATGCTGATTTGCGCGAAAATGAATTGA
The nucleotide sequence above comes from Dyadobacter subterraneus. Encoded proteins:
- a CDS encoding tetratricopeptide repeat protein, which gives rise to MTTKIKSFVFVALLSPFSLKAQQLITMSNKCYKQVQAGNQQNDQGQYQEALNTFSKVLKDCSAKDAKEEGNVGKAIAFNGLKQYNEAITAAESAIKVSKQTNVMAYYARSYALNNVGRTEDAKADIVKITDLTKKNKNIKARATMFAQLSHLDFQLNKLAEADTNLTKAIELDPTNPAFFVQKGDMMIKINNYDDAFAAYDKVLDLGKNDLEIYQIRTEARLKQLQQKYVTTDINELSKRMTKQEKSTLCADMKKALDMGLRNLQLDLLSASICE
- a CDS encoding OmpA family protein — protein: MKRNSIVILLLVFALGCKSLNNTQKGTGIGAAGGAAAGAAIGGLTGKNSVIGALIGAAVGGSAGYFIGKHMDKQAEELKQAIPDATVERVGEGINLTFNSGLLFKINSADLSEDAKVELKKVGGILAKYDDTQILLEGHTDDTGSDDLNMKLSERRAEAVSSYLESENIPSSRLKTKWYGESQPKFPNDSEANRIKNRRVEIAIYADQDMKKEAEKGELK
- a CDS encoding efflux RND transporter permease subunit, producing MSITELSVKRPLLITTVFTVLILFGVISYQQLSYNLLPKFEANVISVSTTYRGASADEVETNVTKRIEDALASIEGLDRINSTSQEGASIVVIQLKNGVDVTLAQQDAQRKVEQIINLLPDEADRPTINKSSTDELPVLRMGVTANISPAKLYDLIDDELKPQLSNAAGVGRIDLIGGNEREIQVNVDAQKLRAYNLSIGQVANAINNANTSYPAGQLETRESQLSIRFDASVANTNAFRNLVISRTQDGGEVQLKDVAEVVDATTKPTAINHINARPSIGLQVLKQSDANAVEVSKQVKAKIISLEKQYASTGLKFNIAADQSTYTLASANAVVEDLFLAVAIVSVVMLLFLHSFRSSLFVLVALPSSIIPTFILMYLLGFSLNLMTLMALSLVVGILVDDSIVVLENINRHLEMGKSRWQAALDGRSEIGFTALAITLVDVVVFVPLAMTGGLIGNILREFSLVVVFSTLMSLFVSFTLTPLLVSRFGKLEVLSKTSLWGRLNIGFENLLTRLQNAYGRILLKVLSHKRYVFLGVLALLIGAVALVPTGFIGAAFMPATDQGEFTVQIELAPTASIYESNKVTQIAEQMLLKHPEVTNVFSNIGYSSNNLTSSSNSNLSTLNVKLIDKKDRIVSTEGFSVLVKEEIAKIPGTKVTVSPVGLVGTSEAPIQIAVKGTNLESIRKASAMVKQVAESIPGTQDVKYSVQDPKPEVKVILDRDRMAQLGINAVEVGVALQNGFRGDDRSKFKQNGKEYDILVSLDQFDRTNASDIRQLLFVNNQGQSFQLSQFATVDEQIGESVLQRIDRLSSISVNAQVVGRPVGTVGADIQAKVANLKLPEGITIQYLGQLQQQGDAFGSLGLALVIAILLVYFIMVGLYESVVYPFVVLFSIPVALIGALLALALTMESLTVFAIVGMIMLLGLVAKNAILIVDFTNHLKEQGHDVVDALVEAGKERLRPILMTTLAMVFGMLPIALASGAGAETKNGMAWVIIGGLSSSLILTLLLVPSAYLVVDRIKARFEKKKPEVVLPHQVSVG
- a CDS encoding efflux RND transporter periplasmic adaptor subunit — its product is MKKTTLIVTLAVLAIVVLIGARLVSNKKTIDEKNKPVSISNAPIPVTVISVSEDTVSQMLLKTGNLIPFRETSIMATSQGQVLNVNFDLGSQVSKGSTLIQIDNKLNQLALQATQLNIDKLKKDVTRYNTLYAGNATTELQLNQTKYDYESAVNKAEQITKQIQDATVKAPISGRIVKKDIEVGEFVNAGTVLGTILDVSRLKVQVMVNEKDVYQLHEGQKVKVSADVLSGKIYPGQISYIAPRGNEEHSYQVEITVANAGPLKAGTFVNVDFSQKSHETSLQIPRIALVESIKNPYVYVVNNNVAHQRKITIGRELGDLIEVRYGLQPGDQVVTTGQLNLTDGKPVQISK
- a CDS encoding TolC family protein; this encodes MKKRIFCKLFVLLVLPSLTQAQTAWSLKDCIDYGLKHFGTVRIAQYQKENARQQSRQALSGYLPQVSGTGTFDDNLKLQTTVLPAGIFGPEPTRIALGSKYQTNFTASAEQVIFDQSLLTGIKANKPNQERAELNERQTQEEIIYQVSKNYYQVFVSQQQISLLQDNLERTQQVLNILKLQRDNGVIQPVDYDRTDVNYNSNKSQLSLAKTNLTLAMNRLKYQMGLDQEQELLLKDSLLLTQIPTVAESQFDAKNLASFQLNENQLTLNRLDQERIKAGYLPRLSFNARYGQMALTNEFGNSFKNFIGFGTIGLKLNIPIFDGFSRSAQIQQARIKVVTQEEQQKMNVQSYRLAFNNSQSQIQQSQINVENDDRNVKLARKVYDMTTLQYKQGTAPLTDLINAENSYRQAQTDYVNSLINFYQAKLDLEQAQGTLLPFFNQL
- a CDS encoding MarR family winged helix-turn-helix transcriptional regulator; translated protein: MDIEIKELNKANYERLSRMMLFNIITVSHLVGRNTNKELAKMGYTLQVEQLQILFVVYLREGNSPSQQEIANFTQKDKGGIQRSIQTLARDGYVRIVGDSSDRRKNLIELTPAGKMVATKMMESIEDIDRRMTASISQEEIDSLISIVSKISKVMKE
- a CDS encoding gluconate 2-dehydrogenase subunit 3 family protein, producing the protein MNRREAVQKLTLLMGGVISAPLMAGVMGEKLNFGPSLEVSAEQEALLAEIADVIIPTTKTPGAKAAGVEKFITRVMRDCYVQDEQQKFYAGVERINKDSHDLYGKGFAALDTTQKNEIVKRSTTADKPFFLQMKGLTVTAYFTSEIGATQALDYLPIPGRFDGSYPMKEGQKTWAL
- a CDS encoding GMC oxidoreductase, with protein sequence MANLNVDAVKDMTYDAIVIGSGVSGGWAAKELTEKGLKVLMLEKGKPLEHVTGYENALKAPWEMQYNGRLTVKQKETHPFLSRDYPYNEMTEKYWMNDSDSPYEEKKRFDWFRPNIVGGKSIMWGRQSYRWSDLDFEANLKDGIAVDWPIRYKDIAPWYSYVEKHVGISGEKLGLPQLPDSDFLPPMEMYHVEKEVRKRLEKQFPGRTMTIGRVANLSQPDKIQLEGGRSPCQYRNRCSYGCPYGAYFSTQSSTLPPAVKTGLLTLRPDSVVREIVYDKAKQKATGVKVIDSVTLQEREYFAKIIFVCASAIGSTLVLLNSTSDRFPNGLGNDSGELGHNLMDHHFRTGASGVWEGDLDKYYFGRRANGIYVPRYQNIGNDKRDYIRGFGYQGGGGRQGWQRNVAELAFGADFKEELTTPGQWTMGFGGFGETLPYHENYMYLNKEKKDKWGMPTVVFDADLRENELKMRKDMMHDAAEMLEKSGVKNVKTYDNGSYLGMAIHEMGTARMGRDPKTSVLNGNNQMHAVKNVFVTDGAAMASASCVNPSLTYMALTARAADFAVKELKKKNI